The window TTATTAGGCAATTCAACATCTTGAAGCTTTACCCCCAAAATACTTACACCGATATCATACTTATCAACTAAAGATACTAATAAATCCCGAGTATATAATTCAATATCTGCTTTACCGTTTGTCAACGCATCATCAATCGTTGAGCTACCAATAATAGAACGAATTGCACTAGAAGTAGCATTATGTAGTATTTGTTTTGGATTTTCTGCATTAAATAAATATTTCTGTGGATCTGTAATCTTCCATTGAACGACTAAGTCTGTTAAGACAATATTTTCATCACCTGTAATCATTTTTGTTTCATCGTCATAAGCCTCAATCGAACCATCTTCTGTTTGTTCGTAACCAAACTGTAAACTATATGTCTCCTTTGAAAGTACCTCTACCTTTTGTACAGGCCATGGAAGTTTAAAATGTAATCCTGAATCCGTAATCGTTTCATCTGCTCGACCAAATGTAATGACAACAGCTTGTTCTGATTCATCCACTGTATACCAGGTAGTAAACACTGCTATTAATGAAATGACTGAAAATAAACTAAGACCTGTGATTAGCAATGTGCGTTTCACACTCATTTTAGGTCCCCCAATCTGTTAAATTTTTCTTCTTTAGTTTATTTACGGATAAATCCCCAATAAGTTTCAACAAAAGTAAAAAAGAAAATGCCCCACACATATTGGGACATTTTCTTTTTTATTTTTATGTTTATCTAATTACTTATTTGAAACAGGGGGGTTTCTGAAAATAATCATATAATAGAAGTATGAAGGATCCATAACAGAATTGTAAATCTATTGTTAAGTTACTTTTTTAATGGAATTAATACTTTCATGCAAGTACCCTTTCCAACCGTACTTTCAACATTGATTTTCCCATGATGCGCTTCCACTAAGTGTTTAACAATTGCAAGTCCTAATCCCGTGCCTCCAGAATTACGACTACGTGCTTTATCTATACGATAGAACCGTTCAAATATACGTGCAATTTCACTTTTCTCGATACCCATCCCCTGATCCTCAACTTCAATAATTCCAAACTCGCTATTGGCTTTTATGCGTAACGTTATCGTAGTGTCTTCCGGAGAATAAGTGATTGAGTTCGTAATAAGATTCGTGAAAATCTGAATCAGTCGATTGAAATCACCCATTACCATCACATCACGGACAATGTCCACATCAAACTGCATATTCTTTTCATCTAGACGAGGGGATGTTAATTCCACGGAACGAATTAAAACTTCCTGCAAACTCGTTGGCAAAATATTAACAGAGAACCCATGCTGTTCAATTTTCGATAATTCCAGTAGATCTTGGATCAGCATTTGAAGTCGATTACTTTCCTGATAAATGATATCCAAAAATGAAATAAGCATTTTTTCATCTTTAAAAGCAC is drawn from Lysinibacillus sp. SGAir0095 and contains these coding sequences:
- the hflK gene encoding FtsH protease activity modulator HflK, which encodes MSVKRTLLITGLSLFSVISLIAVFTTWYTVDESEQAVVITFGRADETITDSGLHFKLPWPVQKVEVLSKETYSLQFGYEQTEDGSIEAYDDETKMITGDENIVLTDLVVQWKITDPQKYLFNAENPKQILHNATSSAIRSIIGSSTIDDALTNGKADIELYTRDLLVSLVDKYDIGVSILGVKLQDVELPNKEVRAAFTAVTDARETKNTKTNEAEKYKNQKLSEAQGEVSAIKSRAAGEKVARVQQAEGEVAIFKELYEEYEGNQEITRQRLILETLENVLPNTQIYIMNDEGETLKYLPLQPTTTPPVTNSEESSEGSDKQ